The DNA region GGAGGTTCGCTTTGCAATGCCATTGTGCTTCAGGGGCATTCATTCCTCGGGTTTTTAAGCCTAAGGTTCGTTCTTTTCTGGTTGGGTGAGAGTTTCATCGGGGTGACTTCTGTAGGTTCAATGTGGATGAGTCTATGAGGGGATTGGATAGTGCGACTACGTGTGGGGGTGTATGTGACCTTAATTGGTTGAATTTTCTGTCCTACAATTTCCTTGTTAAGGAAATTTCCCTGTCCACCTGATGACTTTTACATAACACATCCAATATGAATTTGTAAGTAATGATATTCGGTGGATAGTTTTGTACTAGGTATCAAACATGAGAGAATCTACCCACTAGGCATAACACATGTTCAAGTGTAGAGTATGTAACCGTATCTGCATCAATCCCTTTAGAACGCATTTTTTGAAACAAGACTTCAACTTCATCAACTTGTTCAGTCTTACAAAGTCCGTTAATGAGGGTTAAATGAGTATGGAGGTTAGGATACAATTGTAAGATTTCGACCATGTCCTAGAATACAGCTTTAGCCCTTTTAACATCACCAATCATGCAATACCCATCGATTATAGAAGAATACGTGTAGGCAGTCAGTTTGATTTTTAATATAAGCATGATTGCGATAATGACCCTAGCTTCTTTCATCTTTACTTCCTTAGAGAATGCATCCACTAAAACACAATAGGTAACAAAATTTGGGTAAACACTTTTTGTTACCATTAGTTTCAGTAAAATAAGAACTTGATCGATTTGATCAGTGATGCAAGGCTCCATTTGCTGCATGATTGTTCCGATGTTTCACCTATCTGGCTTCAAGTGGTTCCCCGTTAGTAGGTGCGGAATTTCTTTAGTATGGACCTTCATGATTGGATTGAAGTCAACTTTTTCGGTGAAGCTAGAATGTGGTCAGGTGTGTCGTGGGGGAGTTTGGTGCTTAAATTTGAGTTGTTTGGAAAGGGCACAATAGTCCCACATGCGACTTCATTCAAGTAAGTCCTAGTGCTTTAACATGGTTATGAAATCTAATAGCTGATTGAAACTTGCCCACCTTACAGAGACCTTTGATGAAGGTGGTGAATAACACGAAATTGGGCTCATGACCTATTTTCAGCAAGTTGCAGAGTACCGAAAAGCCaagacccccccccccccccaaaactACAAAAGGAATTGATAATGATACCGGGAGTATCCACACTTTCTTTAGTGCCCTTCCTTTCCACTTTCTGAAAAAGGGATATGGTCGTCTTGAACTGCCCCATCTTCACTAGTTCAGTCAAAATCTTGTTAAACTCCTGGATGGGAGGGACATGACGCGCCAAAAGCATCTAATTGAATGCAGAGACAAGGTTATCAGCACGATCAGACTCAGCCTCAACGTGAAATTGACGAAAGAGATTAGGGTTTGAATCATAATGGAATTGTCGAAGCTGAGGAAAAAACGGAAAGCTCCTTCTGAACCTTATCAATGACGACGAAGAAGACATTGTAAGATTGGAGCTGGGGAGAATGGTGACTTAACAAAGACATTGTAAGTCTACTATAAACTACTTTCGAATATTAAAGAAAAATAGTGGCACCCTCTCAACCTTTGTCTTCCTTGACTTTTCTCCtttccaatttttttaaaaaaattcaaagtttCATATTACTTGTGTGAATGCACGGACCCTTTGCAGCTCTACCTTGAGTAGAGAAGGAATGGCTTGGCGCTGTCCGCAGAATATCCATGGTTTGATTTCAGAGTGGCCCGAGCTAAGAGCCACTTCTGATCCCTTGTTATGGGAGATGATTTCCTTTGCTCTCTTTTGGACAATATGGTTGCCTCGAAACAAACTGATCttaatatttcttcattgatgCAATGTCAGATTTGCACATTTCAAAGATAGCCTAGTGGGTAAAGGCTTGGTGGAAGGATTTCCCCTACAATTGTACAAATTTCATACTGAACTTTTAGATTTAAggttgagtaaaatacactcaccccctcaagatttgcaagaatgacactccaccccattctttttaaaaatctacactccaccccattctttttaaaaatctacactccaccccattttttataaaggcaaattttagtgacgaaaacaaattcctcactactaaaaactaattactaattagtaaaaattaaaataaatttaatgcatatacactatcatacattaatttatgaaaataattttactgaattaaatttaaaaaaaccattcactctgtctgttaagtccacgtcccatctatctccaaatcatatttctcaccacaaacggccaccaccaagcctttactccctttaacacggctccactgtcccacaatgtgaaaccccatggcacctccatgcctcaaagttttgttgcgacctgaaccccagaacgtgaatcgcacatccctaaagccacttgttcaactacttcttgtgaatttcaccccttgaagttgtgagcgaacgctctgttggtcttagatattgttggattttgttaaaaacgatgctccaccgcctcgttgggctctaataacctcagatccacttcatattttcataattttgtttctctattttcttcacccatttgtgttgcttttttggcctacaacccaattttgaaaattggaggtataaagagattattttgattaaaattgaattattaccaaatatgaaaacacaagcatgtttcactatgttcgagatatggtttgtaaatcgggcaggtgtgctattgcataatttgcattatgaatttacggaggaaaaacgcgattgagagaatgaggaggattgtgatgttttcatttttaaatttattggattatattgatttttttttgaaattattgattaacaatttaaataataactaattattaatgaaaaatatttttcgtcactaaatttgcctttatataaaatggggtgggatgtaaattttagataagaatggggtggagtgtaattctaacaaaccttaagggggtgagtgtactttactctttaAGGTTTAATGATCCATTTGTACGGATTCAGGCAAACAATTGGGCACCTCCCCCAGGGGTCCTAAAGTTTAACGTGGATGGCTCTTCCCTTGGAACTCCTGAGAGAAGTGGTATTGGGAAAGTAATTAGGAATTCTAAGATGCAAGTGTTGGGGATTTTCTCAAAGGTGATGGGCGAAGTATGGGCTTACGAAGCTGAAGTGATGGTTGTTCTTTATGCGCTTATCTTCTATCACCAACTTCATCTAAGGCATGTTTTGATTGAGAGTGACTCGTCTCTCAGAGTAGGGTGGGTCAATTATAAAATCAATAGGCCATGGAAAAAGTTACAAGACCTCAACCTCATTGAGTTACTCTATGGGGATGTAGATTGTATCAGTGTGAGGCATATTTGTAGGGGATCGAACCCCTTTGCGGACTACTTCGCTAAATGTGCATGCTATGGGAAAAATCTCATCTGGTCCTTTTCTTAGCCTCCCTAAGTAATCAGGTTAGCCCTTGAAATTTGAGCTTTAGTTCTGTGTgtctgcttctttttcttcatctctatgCTGGGATAAAATAAAGGTTTTCCCGTGGTGCTGCTATGCTAGTCGTTGGTTTTATTTAGCTTCTAGGCCAACTATGGGTGCTATCCTTTTATTCTGTGTAGCGAGCTGCTCCCTGCCTATCTGCGTGGGGGTTGGCAATGCGACATTCTGGGCTAAGCACGCTTGTTGTGATTTAGAGGGAACTCAACTTGTGCGGTTTGTCTTGCCCCTCTGTTGTCTCGTGTTTTTCctttgcttgttggaggctCTAATTTCCCATGGTGCCATCTTGTTGTAGGATTTTTTTAAAGGCTGCTTTatgtgtttttcatttttttttcttggctGCTCCTAGTGTGCCGGCTTCTCTTTGAGCCTTTTTTCTAGTCGATTTATGGTTCTAGTATGTAGTGTTTTGTTTGCTCGTGTTCTCGGCTTTTTTCTCTCTTGTATCTCCGCTTTGTATTTCTTTTTCCTATACATACaattaggggtgtacaagacccgaccctacccgccaacccgtcccggcccaagcctttaaGGTTGGATTGAACCCGGtccgatcattaaaagagaccgggttcgagttgatctttgagttacccgacttcgggtaaggtcgggttcgggttgacactcgggtcacccggcccgtcccacatatatattttataaaattttaatttgttataatgattaaaatgtgatacatgatgctcaaatttatcttaccatgtagatgagattaaaatgtttaatatctaccttatgaattaaataaacgttggtcaaactatggacactttcatgctctaacaagagaaaatcatgtgtgtgtattatgcatatgtgagacaagtgaagaaatgatcaaacagTAAACCTcacaagtgcaatagattataaaagaattggatcctttcaagttatttcttctaaaaaatagttccaactcataactcttttagtatgttattatctttaaattttacaattagtatcaaatagtcttaaacttattgtccctcgggccaacccggtcTCGTCCTACATAGACACGTcataaattggacccgcataatgtcgggttgcttcgggtctagggacgggttagggtctatgaattgacccgatcaatatttaggaCCGGGTTAGgattaaccaaaacccgtcccaacccgtcccttgtacacccctacatACAATGTTCCAATTGACATTGTTATCTAACATGAGAGATCCAATCCTTATACACTCACATGCAATCCCTCGATCTCCAAGGGTTAACTTAAGTGGTAAGTGCTATAAGACACAAGagttaaagaaaatgaagagtgAAAGAACCAGGTTTCAAAAGCAGGGAAAATAACTACTagtttactaacattactaacaataACATCTAGCATTTGCCCAAAAAAAACATTGAATCCCTCCATGTCTTTCATGGGAAAATGGACAGGTAAAAGTGCTCTTAACCGTGTCCTACATGGAGCTGATAATGAAAATCCATTGCAAATTACCTGAAAGTCCTTAATCACGAAGGATAGCATAACAATTTTCGTGTCTTCTAACCGTCTCCATCTTCAAAAATCCAACCTCATTCCCTTGTCACTCTTTCACATTTTTCTCCCAACTCCATCCAATTTCACCACTCAAATAACCAAACCCAGCACAAAAAACAGCAACAAGCCATGTCCATAATTTCATCCTCAACACTCACAAACTCCAATGTCTCACTCCATCCTTCATTGCTCACTATATCTACCTCTCAATTTCCAGTCTTTCAAACTACCCTTTTCCCCAAACCCTTTCACTTTCTCCAGCCACTTTCCTTCTCACACAGAAAACCCACCATCCCAGTTTTCTGCAAGTCTCCTGAAGCAGCAGAAGAACCCTCAATTCCAGAAGATGAGTGGCTTCAGAAGCTTCCTGAGAAGACCAAGCCCCTCTACTCTCACAGCTTGCCTTGCATTGAGGCATGGCTGAAGAGCCTTGGGTTCCAACAGAGCAAGGTTGATAGGGCTATGTGGCTTGTGCATAAGCCTGATTGGCATGCTCACCTCGCTTTGGATATCACTGACCTCAATATAAGGTGGGTTTCTTCATTGTTTTTACTCTTCAGGTTGTTTGAGTGTTGGTTTTGTGTTGTGGGTTCTTGCACTTTTGGTGTTTGATTTAATGCATGTGTGGGTGTTCAACTGTTCATGTATGAAGGTTTGCACACGGTGTTACCTATCCAACTTTGTGTGGTTTGGGATATTCAATTAGAAGATAATTATGTTAATGCCTGCTCTTTATTTACTTTCACATTGTTGTTGTTCCCCTGTGCAGACGTGTGGTGTGCCAAATTTAATATAGCAGAAGTAAACTTGCATAAGAGATTGCTTTTTACCCACATTATGAGTCAGTGTAGCCTCAATTGTTTGATTTCTTCTATCTACACTCTACAACCACCAGTGATTATACTCTATTATTTGCTCTACTGCTCTTTTGATCAACTGAAAACATAAGCACTCGTATCTTTTATCTCCCAACGCCTTGCTATTTTGAACGAATATTTTGGTTATTCTGCTTAAagatataaattttattttaccatGTTAAATGTTAATATGTGTATGGAACAAAATCTCTATAAAAAATATGAGTTTCAATAACAATAATTTAGCTGAAACTCCACTCAGAATCATGGTTACATGGCACAGAAAGTTTGAAGTACTGTACAATGAAATTTGATCATTAGTTTGTTATTTTTTGGGTGGTGATTAGTTTTTTAGTGCTGTATGTTTTATTAATTGCAGCATGTTAATTGATTTGTTTTATGTTCCCTCCCTTTTGTTATTTATCCTCTTATTAACTATGACGGGTCAATGTAACCAAAAACAAGAATGGTCTAGGAACAATATGTATAATTTGATGAGCAAAAGTAAACTATGGCAagctcttttctttttgttttaaaaagtaTAACTTAAGTAGTTGTCCATTATATGCATCTGCAAAAGGACTGAAACAATTAGGAAGCTAAATGATGATCTAAATGGTGATTACCAGAAACAAAGTTGTAAGATATCCAAATGTGTTAAATGTAAGTGCTATTCCCaatgaaagtaaaataaatcagGCAATTTTGGTTAAGGGCCGCATTCTCCTCTAGAATGAATATTTTAATTCATTCACATGTTGCTCCAAGATTTCAAAAAGTTTACTTAAGCACCTGTGTTATATAGTTAAACATGATATCTTTGATTTTAAGGGAGGAAAACAACGATGCGTATTTTGAAGTAGAGAGAGAGGAGAAGCTATAGTAATTAACATAGAAACTTTCTTTTGCTTTCCTCCTTGGCTGCCTGTTTTTACGAGTCAGGAAGATGTGTCAGTTAGAAAGTTTGCTTTACTTCCATTGAAGAAAGCTGAAGTGAAAGATAATTGAATCATAAAGATAATTTTGCCTCACTATTTAGGAAGAAAAAATcactttgtttctgtttttggaAAACTGTTGCTTTAATGCTTCTTGGATATACTGCTGATTTTATGAAGGTCCTTGAAGATAATGTCATAATCTTTTGCTAGAATTCATATATAAGTAGACTTTGTGTTgcatattttttattaacttgTTATCTGAATTAAAATTTCTAGCGGGGCTGAGAGGGAATACGACTGAGGCTACACTTTCTGTCATTAATGGTTTACATCCTTCCGTACGTGCATGTTTGGAATTTGGATACACAATGGAAAGTTATGGTGTAgccaaaatcatggtggacagCTATAAAAGCTAAGAGAAGTTGCTTTTGTCCATCTTGGTTTTGACCCACCATGATTTTCTGGTGTGTATCGAAACATGCACTATATGATACTGACTGTAAATTCAGTTTCATTAGCGAATAAACTGCTGGTCTTGTTACAAGTTGGATGTCAAATACTCGGGAACCATTATTGAGTAATTCCATCGTAAAGGTGAATGGAGTTTACATGGCACGTTAATATCAATGGTTAATATAAAATGTAGGTTCTAACTCCCTCCTTGTAGCCATTGATGAGTTTTAATTTGGTGCAGGTATTTGAAGACTGGACCTGGAAATCTTGACAAAGATATGGAAAGGAGGTTTAGTTATGCTTTGAGCAGAGAAGACATTGAGAATGCTGTACTTGGAGGACCATAGCTATTTTGCTTTCTATCTGTCAAATATATACAATGGCTTATTAGTTCCATGTTGGAAGTTTTTAGTCAATTCAGACGTTGAATGCCTGTAACCTTAAATTTCACGTTAACTTCAATACTGTAAAAGTGTAAATCAACTAAAAGCTTTGCAGCGTTTAGATGTATACCCTTTAGCattaattttcacaaattggTTATAATATCCAGAGTTTGTAGATAGTGGAAACTCTATGTCATGCTTCCACTTACGCTGATGACCCCCCTTTTTTCCCTCTTAACATTGATACTTTGTCTGATGCAGATTTGAAAACTACCATTGGTGGATGTTAACATCTGAAGTTTAatccttcttgtttctttcccAGTGTTCATGACTTCAGTTTACAAATATGGTTGCCTAACTGTATAGTGTTGTTATATGTCTGCAAAAAACTTCATTTGATCAGTTCGATACATGTGATAAATGTAgtttaaaaatgaataattttGGAGAAAGAGGCTTTACTTAATTCTGCTACATGCATCATCAGAGTGCAAACCCCGCCGGAATTTCATGAAAAATAAATCACTTAAAATCACAAAAAATGAATTCAAAATAAAGTAGGAAAAGTTattgttaagtttttttttttggtacatgggAAAAATGACAAAAGACACTAAAGCGCTAAAAGATCCCTAGCTAAAAACGACTCCACCAAGCTCGGGGGAGCCACGAACTCCTGGAGAGCACATTGGAGCCAAGCCCCTTCTCCAGCGAGACAATCAGCCGGGCCATTTGCATCCCTTGGCAAGTGGTGAATATGCACTTCCCACCTACGACAAAGTAACAAATGAACTGCCTTAATTTCTGGAGCAAGAGAGTGATAACAGTGATTCCCATCCCGGAGGGCATTAACTAATTCCATACAATCAGTTTCACAGTAAAGCTTCTGATAGCCCCTATCCCAAGCGAGCTTAAGCCCCATCAACATCGCACGAACCTCCGCTGTCATGGGACCTCCACCAGCCGCTCCAGCATAGAAACCCACCTTCCAAGCTGCCGTGCTATCCCGGATCACACCCCCCATGCCCATGCAAATATGCAAAGGGCTAAACGCACCGTCCACCGTGAGTGAGCAAAAACCTATAGAGGAGGGAGCCAACGAGCAACATGCAACATGCCtacataaaaaataatgttaaagatttcattttaaacaattttaaaCATAAATCACTTTAATCATTCTCACTTGTTTGTTGCTCCACCACCGATTAAACCACCATGGATGAGTCACGATGTGCCACCACCTCTCCCTTGATCTTATGCCTCTCAGTCAGTCCTCTTCATACAACCGTAAGAATAACTGTCTCCACCATGAGGTCTATTGCAGTCTAGCCATGGTGCCATCATTCTTCCTAAGCATATTGGAGAAATCGAGATTTGCACAAGATGCAAGGGAAAAATGTGAATAGAGTAACTTGTTAATCATGGACCAATGCAAACGAGCATCGACCATAAAAGAATGAGTTGATATAAACTCTTTTTTGGTTACAGAAAGGAAATGAGTTGATATAAATTGATGGCTTAaaaacacttttggtcccccatgAATACACTTTGTGCAAGattggtccctaaactttaaaaatagcgcCCTGAGTCCCCCACTTTACCCTCCGTTAACAAAAGTAGTTCCTCCGTCAAATTTCTAACGTTTATATCATATGTGACACATTTTAATTGATGTGTATGCTTATTAGGAGAGAGATTATCCTGTGTGGCAGATTGCTTCttagaaaaaatgaatttgcatcgggtaaatggtcacattggtccctggaAGTTCACACCGACTTCAGAATAGTCCCTGGATGAATTTaattaggctcgcggtccccagaagtggcaaaaaatagtcatagTAGTCCTTAAAATCCCTAAGCGTCCGTTAACCATTTACCTGATGTTAAACActtcaaattagtccctgaaaTCATCCTGAGCTAGAACTTTCCATGGGTTTCTCAAGCCTACACTCTTCTTCTATTTTTCCTAATTCTTCCCttatatcttcatcttcttcagcaaAATCATCAGGTTCATATCCAATATCCAAATTCTCATCCCAAAAGTCCAAATCTTCTTCTGTTAGCCctgcattttcttcttcattgtttCCCAATGTGTCCATGGTTCTACGCAACCGAAAGATTAGCTCAAACACAAGTTGCTGACATGTTCTTTTCCTCACACATgtttatgtttttaattttcttgaTTTTCCATTCAATTTCCCTCATCAATTAGGTAACACTTCACCCTCTTGCTGAATCAGATTCACCCTGTGAAAACTCTAGGGTTGTACGTATATCTTTGTCTTTCAAGGTGCAAAGTCTCAATCCTTTTTGTGAAATTTTCAAAGTACAAATCAGTGTTTGCATGACCCTGCTCTGTTTTTTCTTCCTCTGTTTTGCTTCAAAAGGAATGAAGTTGAATATGGAGTCAGTTCCAAAGTGCCTTCAAGATGTTTGCGTAAATTACCCACTTGGTTTTTAGTGAGTATGGGTTCTCATAAAGGGTTTTTCCATAGAAAGATGGAGTTTTTTTCTGGGTATTTTGAGGTGTTTTTTTCTAAGCTTGTACAAACTCTGTTCTGGGTTTTCACCAAAGTGTTCATGAGGTATTGAATTTTCTTCTATTACAAATTTAAATACACTGTTCAATACCTATTCTTTACCTTCatctattttttgttttctttttattgttTCAGATTCTATAGCCCTGAAGCAATGAACTCTGTTTGTTCTTCTAAATTTTCCCATGAAAATCACCTAATTGAGTCAAATCATTCTGAGCCAAAAACTGAGGATGAAGCTGGATTTTCTGATTCTTCTAGAGATACCTTTTTGGAGTCTGAAAATTCTGGGGCATTTTCTGATGCTCTATCACATGAAAGTAATGAAATTGAGTCTAATGGGTGCCAGCCAATGGCAGAAGCCATGAAAGATTGTTAGTTCTGAAACTGCTGTTGATGGTAGTGAGAATCCTGGCCTTGAAGAAGAGGAGACAAGTAAGCTGGTTTTCAAGTTCCAATACAGAGTTGGAATTGCAACTTCAATGAAGAACTCAAGGGAGATTATCATGAAAGTAGTGATTTTGTTGAGAGGGATACTGTTTTTG from Lotus japonicus ecotype B-129 chromosome 2, LjGifu_v1.2 includes:
- the LOC130738216 gene encoding uncharacterized protein LOC130738216, with product MSIISSSTLTNSNVSLHPSLLTISTSQFPVFQTTLFPKPFHFLQPLSFSHRKPTIPVFCKSPEAAEEPSIPEDEWLQKLPEKTKPLYSHSLPCIEAWLKSLGFQQSKVDRAMWLVHKPDWHAHLALDITDLNIRYLKTGPGNLDKDMERRFSYALSREDIENAVLGGP